DNA from Salvelinus namaycush isolate Seneca chromosome 14, SaNama_1.0, whole genome shotgun sequence:
TCAAGAGGATGGTGAGAGGGAGACAGGTGACGGGGAAGGTATGGTGTCAGCCAGGTTATAGGTGGAGTTTGGGGAGGATGGTTGTGGGGATGACAAAGGGGTAAAAAGAAGCCTGGTGGCAGAGGGGGGCGGGGAATACAGAGCAGCAGTGACTGTGGTGGGCGAATCCGAGCTGacctcatccccttcctctgagtCCCATACCTCACTCTGCAGGTAGTCTGCAAACAAGGCCTTGGCGCGCTGCAGCACCCTGCCCAGATTGTGTCTACGAACAAGGCGGTCAAAGTGCATAGCCAGCTCGTTGTAATCAAAGCCGTTCTTTATAATGTGGTCTCGATGCTCCAGCAGGATCGACAGGCACAGGAACAACATGAAAGGATTTCCTTTGCCAAACTCTTGAGGAGGTGGCAGGGAACAAGGTTTGATGGTGGTATTCTCTGGTTTGGTTGAATTTTGAGTGTGGGGCGCAGTGCTGAAAGCTCTGCTGCAAGGAGATTGAAGGTTACTAGAAAAGGACTTGTTCACCGGTCCGACGGGTAGCGAAGGAAGAGCTCTCCCAAAGGACAAAATTGGCGAGGAGAGCAACGCTCGAGACAACAGCGGAGAGGAAACTAAGGACCTCCCTGTGGGGGTAGCGGGTGAGTTGGCTCCGGTTCCATTCGGCACCGCCATCCTTCCGTTGGGTAAAATGGGAGAGGTGAACTTTGGTGACGGGGTGTCCGGGGAGGCACCTCTCCAACTTGAGGGGGAGGGAGTGGagcctggagacagagaggaaacattTTTCCAGTCTGGCAGACCAGGAGGAAACGAGGAGACCGGAGAGGCTATTTGTCCATTTGGggagctcctctcctctgtatctGGGCAGGAAGACTTATTAATGTCCTTTATAAGAGGCGCTCTCTCCCATGGGGGTGAGGCGGCTTCCATCTCAACAGGACCCACTGGTGGGTCTCTCTGCTCGAAATCAAAGCTGTCTTTGTTCCGTGCACTGTAGTATTTGAACTCGCCAAAGCTGGTCTGCTTCTCGAAGGAAGGAACAGGCACGTTGTTGTGAGCTTTCTCCTTTCCCACGTAAGGCATGTCAAAATTCCCCTCACCCGCTCTTctggctcctctgtcctccccctctccttcctccatttTGATCTTTCTCCCCCCATCTGCCTCCACTCTTGAGGGCCTCAACATGTGTCGTCTCCGCTGCTTCTCTTTCAGCTCCCCTTCATTTCCAGCATCCCCTGTAACGGCGGGCCTCTTTTCAACACCACTCTCACATGTCACTATGGTTTGGTCTGTTTCTAGCGGCGGCCCAAGAAGCTCCACTTCTGTTTCGGGAGGGTCAGGGGGCAGGGAGCTCCAGGTGACCTCCAGCATCCTCAGGGCATCGTCGAAGGCAAACTCCCGTTTGAGTTCCAAGAGCAGCCAGCGGTAACAGAAGAACAGGTCATCAGCTCCACGGGACACCAAATAACAGTAGAACTCGGGGTCTGAGTACTGCAGAAGCAGCTTCAGATGCTGGAACTTTACGGACATGAAATGGCCATCCGGACGGAAGTTGCCCTCTAGGCGTTTCATAATGCCACAGAAACAGATGAATGCATGTGCCTCATTGTCCATGACGGCAAGTATCGGCGAAGCAATATCACTCATGCCTTGGCAGTACGACACCTACGAAACAAAAGAATTTAAGATAAATTAAACCCAGCAAAAATATACAGGGCTACAGACAAACATTTCTCCCTGGTGCCACTAACTTTTATTTGATGGCACCAGCCCAGCTTTAATAAAGCACTGTGAATGATTATGAGGTGTAAGTAGACTACTGCGATGATATTGAAGAAAGTGGTTTCATCTAAACATGTCCATGCAGGAATGCATGATTCAAGAAATTTTGATGTGCAACCTAACCCAGTGATTGTCATAAATTGTGTTGACAATTAGGATATTTTTCTTATATTTTACTGTTAAAATAGGTCTCCAGAATTGTATTTTGTTCAATAGAGATTAATTTGCCAACATCTTTATGTGCATTAATATCATATGATAATTTATTTGGGGCTATTACACCACCTGAGTAAGTGTAAACTCAAAACACATTAGCTAGATCGCTAACCATAATACCCACATGACATTAGTGGTAGGTGGGTTGTTTGTCCAGATCTGTAAATCGGCTAACCAGTAATCATACCACAGGAAAATCATTCAAAGCTGCACCAATTTTCAATATAAATCCACAAGAACAAAGAGGAATATCTGATAGGCAGTGGAGAGGCCAGGTGCGTCAATGTGCATGAAAAAACATGATACACGCTGCTCAAAAAGCTCCCCTATTGAACTTGTTTAGGGACAATACAATTATCCTACCGAGACTAGCCTACAACAGCACAATGCATTGAATTATTGCATTATTGTTTAAAAATTAGAACAATTCTACTCTATGCTGTAAAATGCAGTGAATGTCATTTGAATAATGGTGCTAAAGCCCTGTGATTTGAATGTTTCATTCCGAATGAACTGCATCTATCCAAGGCAACCatttggatcagttgtgggtctaaCCTCGACAGGTTATAGGACTGAATCATTTAAATACGTTTGGAGGAGCATGTCTTTGGTAACCCGGATGAGAGGCACTCTTTGGAAACGAGGATGGACACTTGAAGCAAAATGAAGTATGCAGGTAGGCATGTTTTAGAATGTGCCGTATATTTTCAATTCAAGGCACTCTCAGGAATGGACCATTTAAACACCTTTTATGGATAGGCTACTTGGCAGTAATGCCAGGATAAAAGAAAGACACCCGACGACATATTGCTGTTGAACCAGACTCCGTTATAGTAGGGTAAGGTTAGCCTACTGAGGGCTTGGTTTTTAATCAAGTGAAACGGAAAACAAGCAGCTGTTACATTAAAGTAAATTaaacgtttaaaaaaataaaaaaataaagtcaCTGCACTGGCATCATCGAATTTCTCATTTCATGATGGGCATATATGGAGGGGGATTTAAGCACATCCAAAATAATAATGAGCTGGCTAAAATAATGCACAATACATAGATCAAAAGAGGGATGTCCGCTCACTGTTTTGCTGCTGCCAAACTTGATCTTATAATAACgctttggtgattaagatttATTTCAAAGGGGTCTCACGAGCCAAAGCCTTAAAGGACAAGAAAGGCACAGTAGTAGGCAGCCTGGCTGTATTTTTGCTTCTGATACTGAGACGTGCTGTCTGTTGCGGTTCAACATTCTCCCAAGTCGTCCTATAATAATGTGGCCACATATGCTTCCagcaggcccagttattcaggaaagcTTAATGCACGCTCTGCTTCCTCCACAATCCGAGAGGCTATTCCTCGTGCACTTAGAACCTGACGCTTCAATATTGCCTAAAtatttgtcatttaacttttaaaatgcATGGCCTTTTATTTGcagcataaacacaaccagttagTGTTTTTATCTGATTAGAATTCAAAAGTCTCCTGTAGGATACTTGTGCACGTTCGTCCACACTTAATagaattccagcatccaaacagcGCAATGGGCAACgtccatttgatgaatggaaaaaaAATATCAAAAGGTTATGCCATTAGGAGATTGTCAAGCTAAGCCTTCGATATAAGGTCAGGAGGGATGTATTTACTCTTTGTCGAGCACGACAGTGTATAATTGTGGTGTTAAAAACGCAAACCATGATGTTGAAGCGCCCTATTCTTTGCTTATTGGTTGCGTGGTGCATAGGCACAGAAACCGGTTGGTGGAAGATTTGTTGAATATATTTTATAGCATAAATATATCAAGTAAATGTGAAACATCTGATGCCCCCCTAGCTGATTATTGTCTGCAGCCGGCTCTGACCGTAGTATTATGAAACGGGCAGGGACAGTGAGCTCATCTGTGGTGGTcggcgaaccctcaaccttctggcccatAGCCCTGCATggcatcgactgtgccacaaaagcatgctgaattaccccccccccccctcgaacGATCCCTAATCTAATAGTAAATGCAATGTCCTACTAAAAACATTGCAATTAGGCCTCCACTCACAATGGCCAATGCTCATTTAGCACACTACGTATCATAAATCCATTTCAAATATCTTGGTTGTAAAATAGTTGCTATATAGCTCAATATTAA
Protein-coding regions in this window:
- the LOC120059419 gene encoding TBC1 domain family member 25-like isoform X2 yields the protein MTTEEERGVVRVKVKKWEGMLPVELRSFAVDPQITSLEVLQHILIRAFELNGKRNFGISYLSQDRGGVEVYLSLLSDFDLESAFVSAAKPYLQLKMDINLSEDSPVMEDWDIISPKDVIGSDQLPGDRRSLAAAALPFTQSLLSQMMGRTLSRVQQALSWSYGEEVKPFKPPLSDAEFHSYLNGQGQLSRPEELRLRIYHGGVEPSLRKVVWRYLLNVYPDGLTGQERMDYMKSKTREYDQLKGEWSARASPEDLEFIRGNVLKDVLRTDRAHPYYAGSEDSPHLTALTDLLTTFAITHPQVSYCQGMSDIASPILAVMDNEAHAFICFCGIMKRLEGNFRPDGHFMSVKFQHLKLLLQYSDPEFYCYLVSRGADDLFFCYRWLLLELKREFAFDDALRMLEVTWSSLPPDPPETEVELLGPPLETDQTIVTCESGVEKRPAVTGDAGNEGELKEKQRRRHMLRPSRVEADGGRKIKMEEGEGEDRGARRAGEGNFDMPYVGKEKAHNNVPVPSFEKQTSFGEFKYYSARNKDSFDFEQRDPPVGPVEMEAASPPWERAPLIKDINKSSCPDTEERSSPNGQIASPVSSFPPGLPDWKNVSSLSPGSTPSPSSWRGASPDTPSPKFTSPILPNGRMAVPNGTGANSPATPTGRSLVSSPLLSRALLSSPILSFGRALPSLPVGPVNKSFSSNLQSPCSRAFSTAPHTQNSTKPENTTIKPCSLPPPQEFGKGNPFMLFLCLSILLEHRDHIIKNGFDYNELAMHFDRLVRRHNLGRVLQRAKALFADYLQSEVWDSEEGDEVSSDSPTTVTAALYSPPPSATRLLFTPLSSPQPSSPNSTYNLADTIPSPSPVSLSPSS
- the LOC120059419 gene encoding TBC1 domain family member 25-like isoform X1, which produces MTTEEERGVVRVKVKKWEGMLPVELRSFAVDPQITSLEVLQHILIRAFELNGKRNFGISYLSQDRGGVEVYLSLLSDFDLESAFVSAAKPYLQLKMDINLSEDSPVMEDWDIISPKDVIGSDQLPGDRRSLAAAALPFTQSLLSQVSVAYNDPPGIQSLAVCLWVQMMGRTLSRVQQALSWSYGEEVKPFKPPLSDAEFHSYLNGQGQLSRPEELRLRIYHGGVEPSLRKVVWRYLLNVYPDGLTGQERMDYMKSKTREYDQLKGEWSARASPEDLEFIRGNVLKDVLRTDRAHPYYAGSEDSPHLTALTDLLTTFAITHPQVSYCQGMSDIASPILAVMDNEAHAFICFCGIMKRLEGNFRPDGHFMSVKFQHLKLLLQYSDPEFYCYLVSRGADDLFFCYRWLLLELKREFAFDDALRMLEVTWSSLPPDPPETEVELLGPPLETDQTIVTCESGVEKRPAVTGDAGNEGELKEKQRRRHMLRPSRVEADGGRKIKMEEGEGEDRGARRAGEGNFDMPYVGKEKAHNNVPVPSFEKQTSFGEFKYYSARNKDSFDFEQRDPPVGPVEMEAASPPWERAPLIKDINKSSCPDTEERSSPNGQIASPVSSFPPGLPDWKNVSSLSPGSTPSPSSWRGASPDTPSPKFTSPILPNGRMAVPNGTGANSPATPTGRSLVSSPLLSRALLSSPILSFGRALPSLPVGPVNKSFSSNLQSPCSRAFSTAPHTQNSTKPENTTIKPCSLPPPQEFGKGNPFMLFLCLSILLEHRDHIIKNGFDYNELAMHFDRLVRRHNLGRVLQRAKALFADYLQSEVWDSEEGDEVSSDSPTTVTAALYSPPPSATRLLFTPLSSPQPSSPNSTYNLADTIPSPSPVSLSPSS